One window of Nicotiana tomentosiformis chromosome 11, ASM39032v3, whole genome shotgun sequence genomic DNA carries:
- the LOC138901162 gene encoding uncharacterized protein, protein MSRDPGHMKRFYPRLPGKAVQQGQQPMITTPVAPPAIRLPRGGWQVGRGHPRDGGHTGGGQSGGAPARYYAFLARPDVVALDVVIIGIISIYGRDASVLFDPGSTYSDVSSLFAHLLGIAQESLGMPPDRDIDFYINLAPGTQPISIPPYLMAPRELKKLKEQLEELLAKGVVSHNFLGYYQGGAKEVTIGEDSVLRLQGHLCVPNVDGLREKILEEVHNSRYSIHPVATNMYRDLGHHYWRRQIKKDIVEYVARCLN, encoded by the exons ATGAGTAGAGatcctggccacatgaagaggttttaTCCCAGACTTCcaggcaaggcagtgcagcagggacaacagcctatgattacaacaccagttGCCCCACCAGCTATCCGTCTGCCCAGAGGTGGATGGCAGGtaggtaggggtcatcctagagatGGAGGTCACACAGGAggaggccaatcaggtggcgctccagctagatactatgcttttctggccagaccagatgtagtggccttAGATgtcgtgatcataggtattatttctatctacggtagggatgcttcagtattatttgatccagggtctacctattcggatgtttcatctctgtttgctcatttacTGGGTATTGCTCaggagtccttgg gcatgccaccagatcgtgatatcgatttctatattaatttggctccaggtacccagcctatatctattccaccatacctcATGGCTCCAAGAGAGCTGAagaagttgaaggagcagcttgaggagttgctagcaaaagg ggTGGTATCACACAACTTTTTGGGGTACTatcagggtggtgccaaggaggttactataggTGAGGATAGTGTTTTGCGACTTCAGGGtcacctatgtgttcctaatgttgatggcttgagggagaagatcctagaggaagtacacaattctcggtattctattcatccagtaGCTACGAACATGTATCGTGACCTGGGGCATCATTATTGGAGGCGTcagataaagaaggacatagttgagtatgttgcgAGGTGTCTAAATTGA